A genomic window from Photobacterium gaetbulicola Gung47 includes:
- a CDS encoding putative transcriptional regulator (COG2186), with protein MSSSFTAIAGSKRSLHVQVAREIARRILSGQLEQGQVIPGEMTLCEQFGISRTALREAVKLLTSKGLLESKPKIGTKVVDRLNWNFLDPQLLEWMEGLQNAQVFYHQFLGLRKAIEPEACALAARHATAEQRIELSETFQQMCEIADDFDQARWAEVDMHFHRLIFFSTGNDFYLPFGNVLATIFMSFIHHSSKDGGVCINEHRAIYDAIMAGNADKARAASQFLLQEEKHRLPSEVA; from the coding sequence ATGTCTTCTAGTTTTACCGCGATCGCGGGATCCAAACGCAGCCTGCATGTTCAGGTCGCCCGTGAAATCGCCCGTCGCATTCTCTCTGGCCAGCTTGAGCAAGGACAAGTGATCCCTGGCGAAATGACGCTTTGTGAACAATTCGGCATTAGCCGTACGGCACTGCGTGAAGCCGTTAAGCTTCTGACTTCGAAAGGTCTGCTTGAGTCAAAACCTAAAATTGGTACCAAAGTCGTTGACCGCCTGAATTGGAACTTCCTTGACCCGCAACTACTGGAATGGATGGAAGGCCTGCAAAACGCCCAAGTCTTCTACCACCAGTTCCTCGGCCTGCGCAAAGCCATCGAGCCAGAAGCCTGCGCGCTGGCGGCCCGCCATGCCACCGCTGAGCAGCGTATCGAGCTGTCTGAGACATTCCAGCAGATGTGCGAGATTGCCGACGACTTCGACCAAGCCCGCTGGGCTGAAGTGGATATGCATTTCCACCGCTTGATTTTCTTCTCGACCGGTAACGACTTCTACCTGCCGTTCGGTAATGTATTGGCAACCATCTTCATGAGCTTCATTCACCACTCATCCAAAGACGGCGGTGTCTGCATCAATGAACACCGTGCTATCTATGACGCGATCATGGCTGGCAATGCCGACAAGGCCCGAGCAGCGTCTCAGTTCCTGCTCCAGGAAGAAAAGCACCGCCTGCCAAGCGAAGTGGCCTAA
- a CDS encoding 3-ketoacyl-(acyl-carrier-protein) reductase (COG1028) has product MLSPIKGQTVIVTGGSKGIGKGIARVFARQGANVVIVARGEEAAQQAISELNAQGLNADYILADVSNWQDMQRMAEYVREKYGRIDVLCANAGIFPQARLSEMEPENWDQVMNTNLKSLFLSVKAVTPLMKAQGKGRIIVTSSITGPITGFPGWSHYGASKAGQLGFVKTAAIELARSGITINAVMPGNIYTEGLQDLGQEYLDTMAASIPLNRLGNVEDIGNTALFFASDEAGYITGQTIVVDGGQILPESLEALEGI; this is encoded by the coding sequence ATGCTCAGCCCAATCAAAGGACAAACAGTTATCGTCACAGGCGGAAGCAAGGGGATCGGCAAGGGTATTGCCCGCGTATTTGCCCGCCAAGGGGCCAATGTGGTTATCGTTGCCCGTGGTGAGGAAGCCGCGCAACAAGCCATTTCAGAGCTAAATGCGCAGGGGCTGAACGCCGATTACATCTTGGCTGACGTCAGCAACTGGCAAGACATGCAACGCATGGCTGAATATGTCAGGGAAAAATATGGCCGAATAGACGTGTTGTGTGCCAATGCCGGGATCTTTCCGCAAGCCCGCCTGAGCGAGATGGAACCAGAAAACTGGGATCAGGTGATGAACACCAATCTCAAGAGCCTATTCCTGAGCGTTAAGGCGGTTACTCCGTTAATGAAAGCGCAGGGCAAGGGGCGGATCATCGTCACCTCATCCATTACCGGTCCGATTACCGGCTTCCCGGGTTGGTCTCACTATGGAGCCTCGAAAGCCGGCCAGCTCGGCTTTGTCAAAACCGCAGCCATCGAGCTGGCCCGCTCAGGCATCACCATCAATGCCGTCATGCCGGGGAATATCTATACCGAAGGCCTGCAGGATCTCGGTCAGGAGTACCTCGATACCATGGCCGCCTCTATTCCGCTCAACCGCCTGGGCAATGTCGAGGATATCGGCAATACCGCGCTGTTCTTTGCCTCCGATGAGGCGGGCTACATTACCGGACAGACTATCGTGGTCGACGGCGGCCAGATCCTGCCAGAGTCTCTGGAAGCACTTGAAGGCATTTAA
- a CDS encoding lysine exporter protein LysE/YggA (COG1280), giving the protein MDYLYSLILFAVVSSATPGPNNILVMTSGLNFGIKKSLPVLCGICVGFSFMLLLVGLGFGQVFELFPRLHVLIKISGVLYLLYLAWLISSSSGGLGAKQQSEPLTFLNGALFQWVNAKAWVVATGAIAAFTVSGGEFSTQTITLAGTFLVISFPCVGIWLYFGSWLKRYLNNAAHRKWFNLSMSGLLVASVLPVIGELFEQFS; this is encoded by the coding sequence ATGGACTATTTATACTCCTTAATATTGTTTGCGGTGGTATCATCCGCAACGCCAGGCCCCAATAACATTTTAGTGATGACCTCAGGCCTTAACTTTGGCATCAAGAAGAGCCTGCCTGTCTTGTGCGGAATATGCGTCGGCTTTTCTTTCATGTTGCTGCTGGTCGGCTTGGGGTTCGGCCAAGTCTTCGAGCTTTTCCCGCGTTTACATGTCCTCATCAAAATATCTGGCGTGTTGTATTTGCTTTACTTGGCATGGCTGATTTCAAGCTCAAGCGGCGGCCTTGGGGCAAAACAACAATCTGAACCGCTGACTTTTCTCAACGGCGCCTTGTTCCAGTGGGTTAATGCCAAAGCCTGGGTGGTTGCAACAGGGGCCATTGCAGCGTTCACCGTATCGGGCGGTGAGTTCAGTACCCAGACGATAACTCTGGCGGGCACATTTTTGGTTATCTCGTTTCCTTGCGTCGGGATCTGGCTCTATTTCGGTTCATGGCTCAAACGGTATTTGAACAATGCCGCACACCGTAAGTGGTTCAATTTATCCATGTCCGGTTTATTGGTAGCCTCTGTACTGCCAGTGATTGGCGAACTGTTTGAGCAATTTAGCTAA
- a CDS encoding putative sodium/substrate symport (COG4146), translated as MTIDTFVVLAYFLFLIAIGWMFRKFTTSTSDYFRGGGKMLWWMVGATAFMTQFSAWTFTGAAGKAFTDGFAVVILFLANAFGYFLNYLYFAPKFRQLRVVTAIDAIRMRFGKTTEQFFTWGSMPDSLISAGVWLNGLAIFVAAVFNIPMEATIIFTGIVLMLMAVTGGSWAVIASDFMQMLVIMAVTITCAIAAYFHGGGVGNIVDNFQGNFLVGNNLNYISIFILWVVFIFIKQFGVMNNSINAYRYLAAKDSENARKAAGLACILMVIGPVIWFLPPWYVSAFMPDFAAQYASMGDKAGDAAYLAFVQNIMPAGMVGLLMSAMFAATMSSMDSGLNRNAGIFVCNFYQPIFRPHANQKELIIVSKLTTIMMGFIIISIGLFINSLRHLSLFDIVLNIGALIGFPMLIPVLLGMWIRKTPDWAGWSTLIVGGVVSFIFGIALKAHHIEGLFGLEQPLTGREWSDLVVGLSLAAHVVFTGGWFIMTTFFYKGLTVEREKEVEKLFENWNTPLVSGGDEQQSLDTAQRSMLGNLISVAGFGILAMALIPNDPSGRGLFILCGSIVLTVGILLVSASRKKPEATAETSTA; from the coding sequence ATGACCATTGATACTTTCGTAGTTCTGGCCTATTTCCTATTTCTCATTGCTATCGGGTGGATGTTCCGGAAATTCACCACCTCTACCAGTGATTACTTCAGGGGAGGAGGTAAGATGTTGTGGTGGATGGTAGGTGCTACCGCCTTCATGACGCAATTTTCAGCATGGACGTTTACTGGTGCAGCAGGGAAAGCATTTACAGATGGTTTCGCCGTCGTTATTTTGTTCTTGGCAAATGCGTTCGGTTATTTCCTCAACTATCTGTATTTCGCACCAAAATTCCGCCAGCTACGTGTGGTAACAGCAATTGATGCCATCCGTATGCGTTTTGGTAAAACCACAGAGCAGTTCTTCACCTGGGGTAGCATGCCAGATAGCCTTATCTCGGCGGGTGTTTGGTTGAACGGTCTTGCAATCTTCGTTGCTGCTGTATTCAACATCCCGATGGAAGCGACCATTATCTTCACCGGTATCGTCCTGATGCTGATGGCGGTAACGGGTGGCTCATGGGCTGTTATCGCCTCTGACTTCATGCAGATGCTGGTCATCATGGCGGTAACGATCACCTGTGCGATTGCTGCTTACTTTCACGGTGGTGGTGTTGGTAACATCGTTGACAACTTCCAGGGCAACTTCCTGGTAGGTAACAACCTGAACTACATCAGTATCTTCATTCTTTGGGTTGTGTTCATCTTCATCAAGCAGTTCGGTGTCATGAACAACAGCATCAACGCTTACCGCTACCTTGCAGCAAAAGACAGTGAGAACGCGCGTAAAGCAGCGGGGCTTGCGTGTATCCTAATGGTTATTGGTCCAGTTATCTGGTTCCTACCACCATGGTACGTAAGCGCCTTCATGCCAGATTTCGCAGCTCAGTACGCATCAATGGGTGACAAAGCGGGTGACGCAGCCTACCTAGCATTCGTGCAGAACATCATGCCTGCCGGTATGGTGGGTCTACTGATGTCAGCAATGTTTGCCGCCACCATGTCTTCCATGGACTCAGGTCTGAACCGTAACGCTGGTATCTTCGTGTGTAACTTCTACCAGCCAATCTTCCGACCTCATGCAAACCAGAAAGAGCTGATTATTGTCAGTAAGCTGACCACTATCATGATGGGCTTCATCATCATCTCGATTGGTCTGTTTATTAACTCTCTACGTCACCTGAGCCTGTTCGATATCGTACTGAACATCGGTGCCCTGATTGGCTTCCCGATGCTGATCCCAGTCCTTCTGGGTATGTGGATCCGCAAGACGCCTGACTGGGCGGGTTGGTCAACGCTAATCGTCGGTGGTGTTGTATCTTTCATCTTCGGTATTGCACTGAAAGCCCACCACATCGAAGGCCTATTTGGCCTTGAGCAACCGCTAACAGGGCGTGAGTGGAGTGATCTGGTGGTTGGCCTGAGCCTGGCAGCACACGTTGTGTTCACCGGTGGCTGGTTCATCATGACCACATTCTTCTACAAAGGCCTAACGGTCGAGCGTGAGAAAGAAGTAGAGAAACTATTTGAAAACTGGAATACCCCACTGGTTTCTGGTGGTGACGAGCAGCAATCGCTAGATACAGCGCAGCGTTCAATGCTGGGTAACCTAATCAGCGTAGCAGGCTTTGGTATTCTGGCTATGGCCCTGATTCCTAATGACCCTTCAGGCCGTGGACTGTTTATTTTGTGTGGCTCTATCGTGCTAACGGTCGGTATTTTGCTGGTGAGTGCTTCAAGAAAAAAGCCTGAAGCCACAGCCGAGACGAGCACGGCTTAA
- a CDS encoding putative exonuclease RNase T and DNA polymerase III (COG2176), whose protein sequence is MKRVLSYFKPLNRLSRGQAKWRDTYATRASAERVVNLLGPGLPAPDSTLLDLDILCLDFETTGLNPGKDQILSIGYVEMQKGMLNLSSSEETFIKDSCGINAHTAIINQITPEMLTSGQALDEAMEALFERMAGKVVLVHGLSVEKSFLEHYVQQRVGIPLPPLLWLDTLLIEKMLVTNRHMREEGDYRLSSIRQRYGLPEYPSHGALIDAVATGELLLALMTKCFGHSSPRLEEVYDLHHYELTMSQ, encoded by the coding sequence ATGAAACGTGTGCTGTCGTATTTCAAGCCGCTGAACCGCCTTTCCAGGGGGCAGGCCAAATGGCGTGATACTTATGCTACCCGAGCCAGTGCCGAGCGGGTTGTCAACTTGCTCGGTCCGGGGCTGCCGGCCCCGGACAGCACCTTGCTGGATCTCGATATTCTCTGCCTCGACTTTGAAACCACGGGCCTGAACCCCGGCAAAGATCAGATCCTGAGTATCGGCTATGTCGAGATGCAAAAGGGGATGCTCAACCTCAGCAGCAGTGAAGAAACATTTATCAAGGACAGCTGCGGCATCAATGCCCATACGGCCATTATCAATCAAATTACCCCGGAAATGCTGACATCTGGCCAAGCACTCGATGAGGCGATGGAAGCCTTGTTTGAAAGGATGGCGGGCAAGGTGGTGCTGGTCCATGGCCTGTCGGTCGAGAAGTCGTTTCTCGAGCACTATGTGCAACAAAGGGTTGGGATCCCGTTGCCGCCACTACTGTGGCTCGATACCTTGCTGATTGAAAAGATGCTGGTGACCAACCGCCACATGCGCGAAGAAGGGGATTATCGGCTGTCCTCTATCCGTCAGCGCTATGGCCTGCCGGAGTACCCGAGCCACGGGGCGCTGATAGATGCAGTTGCAACGGGGGAGTTGTTGTTGGCATTGATGACCAAGTGCTTCGGTCATAGTTCACCAAGGCTGGAGGAGGTGTATGACCTGCACCACTATGAGCTGACGATGAGTCAGTGA
- a CDS encoding 2-dehydro-3-deoxygluconokinase (COG0524) yields the protein MATMNIAILGECMIELQQANDQLTRTFGGDTLNTAVYLSRLTKGKDINTTYVTALGNDSFSDEMLAAWNEEGINTDLVLRLEGKLPGLYYIETDNTGERSFHYWRNDAAAKYLLEQAQSAELLNSLMDFDAIYLSGISLAILTAASREQLFTFLEDFKGKGGKVLFDNNYRPKLWACVKEAQEAYLRMLSLTDIALLTFDDEQLLFGDETLEECIARTQGAGVTEITIKRGKDACLVVTAEQNVFVPALVADKVVDTTAAGDSFSGGYLAKRFTGGSATQAAHAGHQVASTVIQYRGAVIPADAMPTI from the coding sequence ATGGCTACAATGAACATTGCCATTCTTGGCGAGTGCATGATTGAACTGCAACAAGCCAATGACCAACTAACCCGTACCTTTGGAGGCGATACCCTGAACACAGCGGTATACCTATCCCGCCTAACCAAAGGCAAGGACATCAACACCACCTACGTAACAGCTCTGGGTAACGACAGCTTCAGTGATGAAATGTTGGCAGCTTGGAACGAGGAAGGGATCAATACTGACTTGGTGCTACGCCTGGAAGGTAAACTACCTGGCCTTTACTACATCGAAACCGACAACACGGGTGAGCGCAGCTTCCACTACTGGCGTAATGATGCAGCCGCAAAATACTTGCTTGAGCAAGCGCAAAGTGCAGAGCTGCTAAACAGTCTGATGGACTTTGATGCAATTTACCTCAGTGGTATCAGCCTGGCGATCCTGACCGCAGCAAGCCGCGAGCAGCTATTTACATTCCTTGAAGATTTCAAAGGCAAAGGTGGCAAGGTGTTGTTCGACAACAACTACCGTCCAAAGCTTTGGGCTTGTGTGAAAGAAGCCCAGGAAGCTTACCTTCGCATGCTATCGCTAACGGACATCGCACTGCTGACTTTCGACGACGAGCAGTTGCTGTTTGGTGATGAGACGCTAGAAGAGTGTATCGCACGTACCCAAGGTGCCGGCGTGACCGAAATTACCATCAAGCGCGGTAAAGATGCCTGCCTTGTTGTCACCGCAGAGCAGAATGTATTTGTCCCTGCCCTAGTGGCCGACAAGGTTGTCGACACCACAGCTGCAGGCGACTCGTTCAGCGGTGGCTACCTCGCTAAGCGTTTCACCGGCGGCTCGGCAACCCAAGCCGCTCACGCAGGCCACCAGGTTGCATCAACGGTTATCCAGTACCGTGGTGCAGTGATCCCAGCCGACGCGATGCCAACAATTTAA
- a CDS encoding Pectin degradation protein (COG1917) — MFFEINNNEWEDLGDGIKRKIVGHTEDLMAVHLEFAKGAIGHPHAHDIHDQIGYVVEGSFEAEVDGEKRVLKKGDAYIAAKLAVHGAVALEEGSILLDMFSPVRQDFLK; from the coding sequence ATGTTTTTCGAAATCAACAACAACGAATGGGAAGATCTTGGCGATGGCATCAAGCGCAAAATCGTCGGCCACACTGAAGATCTAATGGCAGTACACCTAGAGTTCGCTAAAGGTGCTATCGGCCACCCACATGCTCACGATATCCATGACCAGATTGGCTACGTGGTTGAAGGTAGCTTCGAAGCAGAAGTTGACGGTGAGAAACGCGTACTAAAAAAAGGCGACGCGTATATCGCTGCTAAGCTAGCCGTTCACGGTGCAGTCGCACTGGAAGAAGGCAGCATCCTGCTAGACATGTTCTCACCTGTTCGTCAAGACTTTTTGAAGTAA
- a CDS encoding keto-hydroxyglutarate-aldolase/keto-deoxy-phosphogluconate aldolase (COG0800): MSNLNDKLAALKVIPVIAIKDAEDAIPLGKALVDNGMPCAEITFRTEAAADAIRNMRKEFPEMLIGAGTVLTKEQVDEAIDAGVDFIVSPGFNPTTVKYCQEKGVAIVPGVNNPSLVEQAMEMGLRTLKFFPAEPSGGVSMLKALTAVYPVKFMPTGGVSLGNIDDYLALPSVLACGGTWMVPGDLIDNKQWDELGLLVKDAVAKVQ; encoded by the coding sequence ATGAGCAACCTAAATGACAAACTAGCCGCGCTAAAAGTTATCCCTGTCATCGCAATCAAAGACGCTGAAGACGCAATCCCACTCGGTAAAGCCCTAGTCGACAACGGCATGCCTTGTGCTGAAATCACTTTCCGTACTGAAGCGGCAGCCGACGCAATCCGCAACATGCGCAAAGAATTCCCTGAGATGCTAATCGGTGCCGGTACAGTGCTGACCAAAGAGCAGGTTGACGAAGCGATTGACGCTGGCGTTGACTTCATCGTAAGCCCAGGTTTCAACCCAACAACCGTTAAGTACTGCCAGGAAAAAGGCGTTGCTATCGTTCCTGGCGTAAACAACCCTAGCTTGGTTGAACAAGCCATGGAGATGGGCCTGCGTACCCTCAAGTTCTTCCCAGCCGAGCCTTCTGGCGGTGTGTCTATGCTAAAAGCACTGACTGCGGTTTACCCAGTTAAATTCATGCCAACAGGCGGTGTGAGCCTAGGCAACATTGATGACTACCTAGCCCTTCCTTCGGTACTGGCTTGTGGTGGTACATGGATGGTTCCGGGCGACCTGATTGACAACAAGCAGTGGGACGAACTGGGCCTGCTCGTCAAAGATGCGGTTGCCAAGGTGCAGTAA
- a CDS encoding putative sodium/glucose cotransporter (COG4146): MDLNTMIVGIYFLFLIAIGWMFRTFTNTTSDYFRGGGSMLWWMVGASAFMTQFSAWTFTGAAGKAYDDGFAVAIIFLANAFGYLMNYLYFAPKFRQMRVVTVIEAIRLRFGKHNEQVFTWSGMPNSVITAGIWLNGLAIIASGIFGFDMTMTIILTGLVVLVMSVTGGSWAVIASDFMQMVIIMAVTVTCTIVAVIQGGGVGEIVSNFPLEEGASFVSGNNLNYLSIFGIWAFFLFFKQFSITNNMLNSYRYLAAKDSKNAKKAALLACILMTMGPLIWFMPSWFIAGQGVDLMAQYPEAGSKAGDFAYLYFVQEYMPAGMVGLLISAMFAATMSSMDSGLNRNSGIFVKNFYQPILRPNAPEKELVVVSKLTSTFFGIAIILVALFINSLKGLSLFDTMMYVGALIGFPMTIPAFCGFFIKKTPDWAGWGTLVVGGIVSYFVGFVITADMVQNWFDLEPLTGREWSDLKVAIGLIGHLIFTAGFFILSTVFYKPLSDERQKDVDRFFNNLATPLVSESTEQKQLDNKQRRMLGSLIAVAGVGVMAMFVLPNPFWGRMIFVLCGAIVLGVGLLLVKAVDSSVENNAELATEQD, encoded by the coding sequence ATGGATCTCAATACCATGATCGTCGGCATCTACTTCCTGTTTCTGATTGCAATTGGATGGATGTTCCGGACATTTACCAATACCACCAGTGACTATTTCCGGGGGGGAGGCAGCATGCTGTGGTGGATGGTGGGTGCTTCAGCCTTCATGACCCAGTTCAGTGCTTGGACGTTTACCGGAGCGGCAGGTAAAGCCTATGATGACGGTTTCGCGGTTGCGATTATTTTCCTGGCCAATGCCTTCGGCTACCTGATGAATTACCTGTATTTCGCACCAAAGTTTCGTCAAATGCGGGTGGTTACAGTGATCGAAGCGATTCGCCTGCGTTTTGGTAAGCACAATGAGCAGGTGTTTACCTGGTCAGGCATGCCTAACAGTGTGATCACCGCGGGTATCTGGCTAAATGGTCTGGCAATTATCGCATCGGGCATTTTCGGTTTCGATATGACCATGACCATTATCCTGACTGGCCTGGTTGTACTGGTGATGTCGGTAACCGGCGGTTCATGGGCGGTTATTGCTTCTGACTTCATGCAGATGGTGATCATCATGGCGGTAACGGTGACCTGTACTATCGTTGCGGTTATCCAGGGCGGCGGTGTTGGCGAGATCGTCAGCAATTTCCCACTGGAAGAAGGTGCTTCTTTCGTATCGGGTAACAACCTTAACTACCTAAGCATCTTTGGGATCTGGGCATTCTTCCTTTTCTTCAAGCAGTTCAGTATTACTAACAACATGCTGAACTCATACCGTTACCTGGCGGCCAAAGATTCTAAGAACGCGAAAAAAGCCGCATTGCTTGCGTGTATCCTGATGACCATGGGCCCATTGATCTGGTTCATGCCTTCTTGGTTCATCGCTGGTCAGGGTGTTGATCTTATGGCGCAATACCCAGAAGCAGGCTCTAAAGCCGGTGACTTTGCTTACCTGTACTTCGTACAAGAATACATGCCAGCAGGTATGGTGGGTCTGCTGATCTCTGCGATGTTTGCCGCGACCATGTCTTCGATGGACTCGGGCCTGAACCGTAACTCAGGGATCTTCGTTAAGAACTTCTACCAGCCAATCCTGCGTCCAAACGCCCCGGAGAAAGAGCTAGTCGTGGTCTCTAAACTGACATCGACCTTCTTCGGTATCGCGATCATCTTGGTTGCCTTGTTCATCAACTCACTGAAAGGTTTGAGCCTGTTCGACACCATGATGTATGTCGGTGCGCTGATCGGTTTCCCGATGACCATCCCTGCCTTCTGTGGCTTCTTTATTAAGAAAACACCGGACTGGGCTGGCTGGGGTACGCTGGTTGTCGGTGGTATCGTGTCTTACTTCGTTGGTTTCGTTATCACGGCCGACATGGTTCAGAACTGGTTCGACCTTGAGCCGCTGACTGGCCGTGAATGGTCTGACTTGAAAGTGGCCATCGGCCTGATCGGTCACCTGATCTTCACCGCCGGTTTCTTCATCCTGTCAACGGTGTTCTACAAACCGCTATCGGATGAGCGCCAGAAAGACGTTGACCGTTTCTTCAATAACCTGGCAACACCGTTGGTCTCAGAATCTACCGAGCAGAAGCAATTGGATAACAAGCAGCGTCGTATGCTTGGCTCGCTGATCGCAGTCGCTGGTGTGGGAGTGATGGCGATGTTTGTGCTGCCTAACCCATTCTGGGGCCGAATGATCTTCGTGTTGTGCGGGGCAATTGTCCTGGGTGTTGGCTTGCTGCTGGTGAAGGCGGTGGATAGCAGCGTTGAAAACAATGCCGAGTTGGCAACCGAACAAGACTAG
- a CDS encoding hypothetical protein (COG2905), translated as MSHTLLPNIIEFLTHVDPFDKLPKDCLGKIAGCIKINYLGQGERIAFSTDQEECYLYIIRSGAMEQRKSDGVLRAKLGEQDIFGFSFLQTEGDSSQAEMAYTATAMENTLLYLIPHAKLKHILRSYPEYAQHFAAQAQVRIQSALSVVWSDDEKGLFFKTVAEVASDRVAVVPAAMSIQQTAHRMTIETPSPVAVVKDGNTIVGVMTDRDLAKRVLAKGVDPERQIREVMTPNPLTVAPDDLVMKAASLMMQHNVRSLPVVKDGLVVGVLSTTHLVQKHRVQAIFLIEKINYSDSLEELVELAPERQAIFEALIEGNVGSEIIGQVMAMIMDSFNRRILQLVEQRMGPPPCQYTWVVAGSHARNEVHALSDQDNAIILSDDVTDDQRMYFKLLAMDVCKWMDACGYSLCSGNYMASVQKWCQPLSVWKAYYTKWAENPEYERLLNITVFLEVRAIFGQTALSQELQAHLMSLLGKNSSFLSILAKETVATQPPLGIFNKFVLEKNGEHSNTLNIKKYALNLIVDLARIYSLAVGCTLTGTEERFHYACEHGSLSEESLKDIIGAYRFITRVRYSHQLQALKKGEVPDNHISPDMFGSFERKHLKDAFRIIAEHQDAVKLRFGQA; from the coding sequence ATGTCTCACACTTTGCTGCCGAACATCATTGAATTTCTTACCCATGTCGACCCTTTCGATAAACTGCCCAAGGACTGCCTCGGAAAAATTGCCGGCTGTATCAAGATCAACTACCTAGGGCAGGGGGAGCGGATTGCTTTCTCGACCGATCAGGAAGAGTGCTACCTCTATATTATCCGCTCCGGCGCGATGGAGCAGCGCAAGTCCGACGGGGTACTCAGGGCCAAGCTGGGCGAGCAAGATATCTTCGGCTTCAGCTTCCTGCAAACCGAAGGGGACAGCAGTCAGGCAGAGATGGCCTATACGGCGACGGCGATGGAGAACACCCTGCTCTATTTGATCCCCCATGCCAAGCTCAAACATATCCTGCGCTCGTACCCGGAATATGCCCAGCACTTTGCCGCCCAGGCCCAGGTCCGGATCCAGTCGGCCCTGAGTGTGGTGTGGTCGGATGATGAAAAGGGGTTGTTTTTCAAAACGGTCGCAGAGGTGGCCAGCGACAGGGTTGCCGTCGTGCCGGCGGCTATGTCTATCCAGCAGACGGCTCATCGAATGACGATAGAGACACCTTCGCCGGTTGCGGTGGTGAAAGACGGCAATACGATTGTCGGTGTGATGACCGATCGCGATTTGGCAAAAAGGGTGTTGGCCAAAGGCGTTGACCCTGAACGGCAAATCCGCGAAGTGATGACCCCGAACCCGCTGACCGTCGCCCCGGATGATCTGGTGATGAAGGCGGCATCACTGATGATGCAGCACAATGTCCGCAGCTTGCCGGTGGTCAAGGACGGGCTGGTGGTTGGGGTATTGTCGACCACGCATCTGGTTCAGAAGCACCGGGTACAGGCGATTTTCCTGATTGAGAAGATCAACTACTCCGACTCGCTGGAGGAGCTGGTCGAACTGGCCCCTGAGCGGCAGGCGATTTTCGAAGCCCTGATCGAGGGTAACGTTGGCTCGGAGATCATCGGTCAGGTGATGGCGATGATTATGGATTCGTTCAACCGCCGTATCTTGCAATTGGTTGAGCAGCGGATGGGGCCGCCGCCTTGTCAGTATACGTGGGTGGTGGCGGGCTCCCATGCCCGAAATGAAGTCCATGCCCTGTCCGATCAAGACAATGCCATTATCTTGTCCGATGATGTGACCGACGATCAGCGGATGTACTTCAAGCTGCTGGCAATGGATGTCTGCAAGTGGATGGATGCCTGCGGTTACAGTTTGTGCAGCGGAAACTACATGGCATCGGTGCAGAAGTGGTGCCAGCCTTTGTCGGTGTGGAAGGCGTATTATACCAAATGGGCGGAAAACCCCGAGTATGAGCGACTGCTCAATATCACGGTATTCTTGGAAGTGAGGGCCATTTTTGGCCAGACGGCGCTATCGCAAGAGCTGCAGGCTCACCTGATGAGCTTGCTGGGGAAAAACAGTAGCTTTTTGAGTATCTTGGCCAAAGAAACGGTGGCAACACAACCGCCGCTGGGGATCTTCAATAAGTTCGTTTTGGAGAAAAATGGTGAGCATAGCAATACCCTCAACATCAAGAAATATGCGCTCAACCTGATTGTCGATTTGGCGCGGATTTACAGCCTGGCGGTCGGTTGCACCCTGACCGGTACCGAGGAGCGTTTCCACTATGCCTGCGAGCACGGCAGCCTGAGCGAAGAGAGCCTCAAGGATATTATCGGTGCCTACCGCTTTATTACTCGGGTACGCTACAGCCACCAGCTTCAGGCGTTGAAGAAAGGCGAAGTGCCGGATAATCATATCTCTCCGGATATGTTCGGTAGCTTTGAGCGCAAGCACCTCAAGGATGCGTTCCGGATCATCGCCGAACATCAGGATGCGGTGAAGCTGCGCTTCGGACAGGCCTAA
- a CDS encoding glutathione S-transferase (COG0625) yields MCTNCITTPTMPASPRTFYYTIPNVVAAQDDRIADALAVIDNQLASSTYLLGDNLSACDFFLFMLAEWSLPIKKSPLHFPHLATYLKRMSQHPTIQAVSEIENIDLSPFH; encoded by the coding sequence GTGTGTACCAACTGTATTACTACCCCAACAATGCCAGCCTCGCCCCGCACTTTCTATTACACCATTCCCAACGTGGTTGCCGCACAAGACGATCGCATCGCCGATGCCTTGGCTGTCATCGATAACCAGTTGGCCAGCAGTACTTACCTGCTAGGTGATAACCTCTCGGCCTGCGACTTCTTCCTGTTCATGCTGGCCGAGTGGTCGCTGCCTATCAAAAAGTCCCCTTTGCACTTTCCCCACCTGGCAACTTATCTCAAACGGATGTCTCAGCATCCCACCATCCAAGCAGTCAGTGAAATAGAAAACATCGATCTCTCTCCATTTCATTAG